In Curtobacterium sp. MCPF17_002, one genomic interval encodes:
- a CDS encoding biopolymer transporter Tol, whose product MSEPDDHFFVVDGRRWRRTDPALPEDVAAALRSHLGRGRNAVRQAKRAGDDEALAAARHRNGIAKHGLGERGPEWWTRPEEDRIADARRARAELDGLDAPVGRP is encoded by the coding sequence ATGAGCGAGCCCGACGACCACTTCTTCGTCGTCGACGGCCGACGGTGGCGGCGCACCGACCCCGCGTTGCCGGAGGACGTCGCCGCCGCGCTCCGCTCACACCTGGGCCGCGGCCGGAACGCGGTGCGGCAGGCGAAGCGGGCAGGCGACGACGAGGCGTTGGCGGCGGCGCGGCACCGGAACGGCATCGCCAAGCACGGGCTCGGCGAGCGCGGGCCCGAGTGGTGGACGCGCCCCGAAGAGGACCGGATCGCCGACGCCCGCCGGGCCCGGGCCGAGCTCGACGGGCTCGATGCGCCTGTCGGCCGACCGTGA
- a CDS encoding sugar ABC transporter permease: MSTLEARPAGATAPTAPPRRRAKPRGRFTGWLFVGPFVVVLVAMLIVPIGYALWLSLFRDQLIGGNQFVWFANYIQLFQDAKFWSGLGRVALFLLVQVPIMLGLALVAALALDSARLWGTSFFRIAVFLPYAVPGVVAALIWGFIYGNQFGLTGTANHALGIDLLQPFSPDWVLTSIGNVVTWEFLGYNMLIFYAALRVVPGDLYEAAELDGAGPLRTVFSIKLPALRGPLVIATIFSIIGSFQLFNEPNLLKTLAPNVIGSAFTPNMYAYSLSFSGQQFNYSATVAIVMGVITAVIAYVVQVRGTRQENR; this comes from the coding sequence ATGAGCACGCTCGAAGCGCGCCCGGCCGGTGCCACCGCACCGACCGCGCCACCGCGCCGCCGCGCCAAGCCGCGCGGCCGCTTCACCGGATGGCTCTTCGTCGGCCCGTTCGTCGTCGTCCTCGTCGCGATGCTCATCGTCCCGATCGGGTACGCCCTGTGGCTGAGCCTGTTCCGCGACCAGCTCATCGGCGGCAACCAGTTCGTCTGGTTCGCGAACTACATCCAGCTGTTCCAGGACGCCAAGTTCTGGTCCGGGCTCGGCCGGGTCGCCCTGTTCCTCCTCGTGCAGGTGCCGATCATGCTCGGGCTCGCCCTCGTCGCTGCCCTCGCGCTCGACAGCGCACGGCTCTGGGGGACGTCGTTCTTCCGCATCGCGGTGTTCCTGCCCTACGCGGTCCCCGGCGTCGTCGCGGCGCTCATCTGGGGCTTCATCTACGGCAACCAGTTCGGCCTCACCGGCACGGCGAACCACGCACTCGGCATCGACCTGCTGCAGCCGTTCAGCCCGGACTGGGTCCTCACGTCCATCGGCAACGTGGTCACGTGGGAGTTCCTCGGCTACAACATGCTGATCTTCTACGCGGCACTCCGCGTCGTTCCCGGTGACCTGTACGAGGCCGCCGAGCTCGACGGTGCCGGCCCCCTCCGCACGGTGTTCTCCATCAAGCTCCCGGCCCTCCGTGGCCCGCTGGTGATCGCCACCATCTTCTCGATCATCGGCAGCTTCCAGCTCTTCAACGAGCCGAACCTGCTGAAGACCCTCGCCCCGAACGTCATCGGCAGCGCCTTCACCCCGAACATGTACGCCTACTCGCTGTCGTTCAGCGGCCAGCAGTTCAACTACTCCGCGACCGTCGCCATCGTCATGGGTGTCATCACCGCCGTGATCGCCTACGTCGTCCAGGTCCGCGGAACCCGCCAGGAGAACCGATGA
- a CDS encoding beta-galactosidase family protein, with amino-acid sequence MRFAIGDTDFLLDGEPHRILSGAIHYFRVHPDLWADRIRKAKLMGLNTIETYVAWNAHAPSPGVFDLTGGLDLGRFLDLVAAEGMHAIVRPGPYICAEWTNGGLPYWLFTDGTVGVRRIEPGFLGAVRAYLDALAPVLVPRQIDQGGPIVLVQVENEYGAYGSDASYLRALEEMHRDIGLTVPFTSVDQPMGTMLEDGSLPTLHKTGSFGSRSAARLERLRQAQPTGPLMCSEFWDGWFDSWGEHHHTTPAAASASDLDDLLAAGGSVNIYMFHGGTNFGFTNGANDKGVYRPISTSYDYDAPLDEAGRPTAKFHAFRSVIERYAPVPPLPASMEPGGSGRLGPADASGDGLEARVVPASDLTVRLDRVASLRSLLPALTEWSTHDAPPTFDALGAASGFVLYRAEVDLPSGGVLTIGEEVRDRAVVSVAGSGGGGTVVGVLEREHHDRAIALPPVTGTLELLVEDQGRVDYGPRIGEPKGLIGGVAIDGVPLERWTASPIALDPLAPTALDVLAAIEPTDGDVLAGPTFATGTFDLAAVDDRYLCLDGFRKGVAWVNGFCLGRYWSRGPQATLAIPGPVLREGRNELVVLELHASASRTACLLLEPDLGHTEA; translated from the coding sequence ATGCGCTTCGCCATCGGCGACACCGACTTCCTGCTCGACGGCGAGCCGCACCGGATCCTGTCCGGCGCGATCCACTACTTCCGCGTCCACCCCGACCTGTGGGCGGACCGGATCCGCAAGGCGAAGCTGATGGGGCTCAACACCATCGAGACGTACGTCGCCTGGAACGCACACGCGCCGTCGCCCGGGGTCTTCGACCTGACCGGCGGGCTCGACCTCGGCCGCTTCCTCGACCTCGTCGCCGCGGAGGGGATGCACGCCATCGTCCGCCCCGGCCCCTACATCTGCGCCGAGTGGACGAACGGCGGTCTGCCGTACTGGCTCTTCACCGACGGGACCGTCGGCGTGCGCCGGATCGAGCCCGGGTTCCTCGGGGCGGTCCGCGCCTACCTCGACGCGCTCGCACCGGTCCTCGTCCCGCGGCAGATCGACCAGGGCGGGCCCATCGTGCTCGTGCAGGTCGAGAACGAGTACGGCGCGTACGGCTCGGACGCGTCCTACCTCCGCGCACTCGAAGAGATGCACCGCGACATCGGCCTCACCGTGCCGTTCACGAGCGTCGACCAGCCGATGGGCACCATGCTCGAGGACGGCTCACTGCCGACCCTGCACAAGACCGGCTCGTTCGGGTCTCGCTCGGCCGCCCGCCTGGAGCGACTCCGGCAGGCGCAGCCCACCGGCCCGCTCATGTGCTCCGAGTTCTGGGACGGCTGGTTCGACAGCTGGGGCGAGCACCACCACACCACCCCCGCGGCCGCGAGCGCATCCGACCTGGACGACCTGCTCGCCGCCGGCGGCTCGGTGAACATCTACATGTTCCACGGCGGCACGAACTTCGGCTTCACGAACGGCGCGAACGACAAGGGCGTGTACCGGCCGATCTCGACGTCGTACGACTACGACGCACCGCTGGACGAAGCGGGGCGGCCGACCGCCAAGTTCCACGCGTTCCGTTCCGTGATCGAGCGCTACGCGCCCGTCCCCCCGCTGCCGGCCTCGATGGAGCCGGGTGGATCGGGTCGTCTCGGTCCTGCGGACGCGTCGGGCGACGGCCTGGAGGCGCGGGTCGTCCCCGCCTCGGACCTCACCGTCCGTCTCGACCGCGTCGCGTCACTCCGCTCCCTGCTGCCCGCGCTCACCGAGTGGTCCACCCACGACGCTCCGCCCACCTTCGACGCGCTCGGCGCTGCCTCCGGCTTCGTGCTCTACCGCGCCGAGGTCGACCTGCCCTCCGGCGGCGTGCTCACCATCGGCGAGGAGGTCCGCGACCGCGCCGTCGTCAGCGTCGCCGGCTCAGGCGGTGGCGGCACCGTCGTGGGTGTGCTCGAGCGCGAGCACCACGACCGCGCCATCGCCCTCCCGCCCGTCACGGGCACGCTCGAGCTGCTCGTCGAGGACCAGGGCCGCGTCGACTACGGCCCCCGCATCGGCGAGCCGAAGGGCCTCATCGGCGGGGTCGCCATCGACGGCGTGCCGCTCGAACGCTGGACCGCGTCGCCGATCGCCCTCGACCCGCTGGCGCCCACCGCGCTGGACGTCCTGGCCGCGATCGAACCGACGGACGGCGACGTGCTCGCTGGCCCGACCTTCGCCACGGGGACGTTCGACCTCGCGGCCGTCGACGATCGCTACCTGTGCCTCGACGGCTTCCGGAAGGGCGTCGCCTGGGTCAACGGGTTCTGCCTCGGCCGGTACTGGTCGCGAGGACCGCAGGCGACGCTCGCCATCCCCGGGCCGGTGCTCCGGGAGGGCCGGAACGAGCTCGTCGTGCTCGAGCTCCACGCGTCGGCGTCCCGCACGGCGTGCCTGCTGCTCGAGCCCGACCTCGGCCACACCGAGGCCTGA
- a CDS encoding carbohydrate ABC transporter permease, protein MSTLQQPAQAGPATVTEATTTQRGPRDKASRASRPTRIRRLRNGIDGRRPKRSGLLTAVMVVFVVYSFAPLFYLLVNSTKTQASLLSTFGLWFGGKFNLWQNIVDTLTYNDGIFVQWLGNTLLYVVVGAGGATLLATVAGYGMAKFQFVGRRAVFAVVLGAIAVPGTALAVPTFLLFSQFGLTNTPWAIILPSLISPFGMYLIWTYAVDAIPAELLEAARMDGAGEFRIFFTIALRLLAPGVVTVLLFAVVATWNNYFLPLIMLSDPKWYPLTVGLNQWNAQATGSGAQPIYNLVVTGSLLTIIPIVVAFLFLQRFWQSGLAAGSVKA, encoded by the coding sequence ATGAGCACCCTGCAGCAACCCGCCCAGGCCGGCCCGGCCACGGTCACCGAGGCGACCACGACGCAACGCGGGCCGCGTGACAAGGCGAGCCGCGCCTCCAGGCCGACACGGATCCGCCGCCTGCGCAACGGGATCGACGGACGCCGCCCCAAGCGGTCCGGTCTCCTCACCGCCGTGATGGTCGTCTTCGTCGTCTACTCGTTCGCGCCGCTGTTCTACCTGCTCGTCAACAGCACGAAGACGCAGGCCTCGCTGCTGTCGACCTTCGGGCTCTGGTTCGGCGGGAAGTTCAACCTCTGGCAGAACATCGTCGACACGCTGACGTACAACGACGGCATCTTCGTGCAGTGGCTCGGCAACACGCTGCTCTACGTCGTCGTCGGCGCCGGCGGAGCGACGCTGCTCGCCACCGTCGCCGGCTACGGCATGGCGAAGTTCCAGTTCGTCGGCCGTCGCGCCGTGTTCGCGGTCGTCCTCGGCGCGATCGCCGTCCCCGGCACCGCGCTCGCCGTCCCGACCTTCCTGCTGTTCTCGCAGTTCGGCCTGACGAACACCCCGTGGGCGATCATCCTGCCGTCGCTCATCAGCCCGTTCGGGATGTACCTCATCTGGACCTACGCGGTGGACGCGATCCCCGCCGAACTCCTCGAGGCCGCCCGCATGGACGGCGCGGGCGAGTTCCGGATCTTCTTCACGATCGCGCTCCGCCTGCTCGCGCCCGGTGTCGTCACCGTCCTGCTGTTCGCGGTCGTCGCCACCTGGAACAACTACTTCCTGCCGCTCATCATGCTGAGCGACCCGAAGTGGTACCCGCTCACGGTCGGCCTGAACCAGTGGAACGCGCAGGCCACCGGCTCCGGTGCGCAGCCGATCTACAACCTCGTCGTCACCGGATCGCTCCTCACGATCATCCCGATCGTGGTCGCGTTCCTCTTCCTCCAGCGCTTCTGGCAGTCCGGCCTCGCGGCCGGGTCCGTCAAGGCCTGA
- a CDS encoding sugar ABC transporter substrate-binding protein, producing MNTRLRRGLSALAIGVTAAIALAACASGGSSSGGSSDDVSKALEKGGTLTYWSWTPSAKAQVAAFEKAYPKVKVKLVNAGTGADQYTKLQNTIKAGSGAPDVAQVEYYALPQFALSDSLLDLSSYGFGSLEDKFAKSTWSSVSMDGKVYGLPQDSGPMALFYNKTVFDKNGIAVPKTWDEYVAAAKKLHAADPDAYITADSGDAGFTTSMIAQAGGTPFTTKGDKVTINLQDAGTKKWTNTWNELVEQGLLSKTVGWSDDWYKQLGNGQIATLITGAWMPGNLEASVADASGDWRVAPMPTYDGATAQTANNGGSAEVVLKQSKNSALAAGFLKWLNSSKASTKVFMESGGFPSTTADLQSSAFLDDKPEYFGGQQINKVLVDASNSSDNDFTYLPYQVYANSVYADTVGQSYENGTSLEGGLEAWQKALAKYGKDQGFTVATK from the coding sequence ATGAACACCAGGCTCCGGCGCGGACTCAGCGCCCTCGCCATCGGCGTCACCGCCGCCATCGCCCTGGCGGCCTGCGCCTCCGGCGGCTCGTCGTCCGGCGGCTCGTCCGACGACGTCTCGAAGGCCCTCGAGAAGGGCGGCACGCTCACGTACTGGTCGTGGACCCCGTCCGCGAAGGCCCAGGTCGCCGCGTTCGAGAAGGCCTACCCCAAGGTGAAGGTCAAGCTCGTCAACGCCGGCACCGGCGCCGACCAGTACACGAAGCTGCAGAACACGATCAAGGCCGGCTCGGGCGCCCCCGACGTCGCGCAGGTCGAGTACTACGCGCTCCCGCAGTTCGCCCTGTCCGACTCCCTGCTCGACCTGTCGTCGTACGGGTTCGGGTCGCTCGAGGACAAGTTCGCGAAGAGCACCTGGAGCTCGGTCTCCATGGACGGCAAGGTCTACGGCCTGCCGCAGGACTCCGGCCCCATGGCGCTGTTCTACAACAAGACGGTCTTCGACAAGAACGGCATCGCCGTGCCGAAGACGTGGGACGAGTACGTCGCCGCCGCGAAGAAGCTGCACGCAGCCGACCCGGACGCGTACATCACCGCGGACTCCGGCGACGCCGGCTTCACCACGAGCATGATCGCCCAGGCGGGTGGCACCCCGTTCACCACCAAGGGCGACAAGGTGACCATCAACCTGCAGGACGCGGGCACCAAGAAGTGGACGAACACCTGGAACGAGCTCGTCGAGCAGGGTCTGCTGTCGAAGACGGTGGGCTGGAGCGACGACTGGTACAAGCAGCTCGGCAACGGCCAGATCGCCACGCTCATCACCGGCGCCTGGATGCCCGGCAACCTCGAGGCCAGCGTCGCGGACGCGTCCGGTGACTGGCGGGTCGCCCCGATGCCGACCTACGACGGTGCCACCGCGCAGACCGCCAACAACGGCGGCAGCGCCGAGGTCGTGCTGAAGCAGTCGAAGAACTCGGCACTCGCCGCGGGCTTCCTCAAGTGGCTCAACTCGTCGAAGGCCTCCACCAAGGTCTTCATGGAGTCCGGCGGGTTCCCGTCGACCACGGCCGACCTCCAGTCGTCCGCGTTCCTCGACGACAAGCCGGAGTACTTCGGCGGCCAGCAGATCAACAAGGTGCTCGTCGACGCGTCGAACTCCTCGGACAACGACTTCACCTACCTGCCGTACCAGGTGTACGCGAACAGCGTCTACGCCGACACGGTCGGGCAGTCGTACGAGAACGGCACCTCGCTCGAGGGCGGTCTCGAGGCCTGGCAGAAGGCCCTCGCCAAGTACGGCAAGGACCAGGGCTTCACGGTCGCGACCAAGTAG